The Leptospira bouyouniensis genome has a segment encoding these proteins:
- a CDS encoding DUF805 domain-containing protein codes for MSFQDAIKVCFQKYVDFNGKSKRPEFWYWVAFTFIVTFLLNMFLPILGIVFSIGIFLPSISVGARRLHDVGMSGWWQLIGLTGIGLLVLIFFWAQKGK; via the coding sequence ATGTCATTCCAAGATGCAATCAAGGTATGTTTTCAAAAATATGTAGATTTTAACGGAAAATCAAAACGACCAGAATTTTGGTATTGGGTTGCCTTTACTTTCATTGTAACTTTTTTATTGAATATGTTCCTTCCAATTTTAGGAATTGTATTCTCGATTGGAATTTTCCTTCCCAGTATCAGTGTTGGTGCGAGACGTTTGCATGATGTGGGAATGAGCGGTTGGTGGCAACTCATTGGACTCACTGGGATTGGTTTACTTGTTTTGATTTTCTTTTGGGCACAAAAAGGAAAATAG